TTTAATCTGATTAAGCAGGGTAGGTATACTTGCCTGAAGGTATACAAGTACATCTGGCGGTTTTAAAAAATTAGTCATATCAAAGAACAAACTTGAATAAGTTTCAAAATCTCTGTCAGACATCTTACCGAGTTTGTGAAGGTTTTTTGCAAAGATTTCTACATCTTCGTATATGCTTCTGTCTTGTATTACTGAGCCTGGCCTTTCTGTCAGCTCTTTATGTGTATTAAAACGATGTGCGAGAAAATAAATTTGAAGGTTAAACGACCAGCGGGACATATCTGCGTAAAAGTCGCTGAGATATGGATTATCAGCAACTGACTCATAATATGGCAGCCATTTAAATTTTTCAGCAAGTAATTCCGTTAGTGAAGATTTCCCTGAACCGATATTACCTGCAACCGATATAAATATCTTGTTATTGGACACTTCAAATAAAAAGGGTCAGTATTATGTTAACTGACCTGATTAAGAAAGATTACTCTTTTGTTTCTTCAGCTTGTGTATCTTCTGCTTTTACTTGTATCGCAGGAGCAGGCGATTCTTCAATCACCGATTCAAGAATTTTTCTTCTCTTTTCTTTTATCTTTGTTGCAGCCTTACCCGTAAGACCTCTTAAATAGTATAGTTTCGCTCTGCGGATACCGCCATGCTTTTCGATTACTACTTTTAATATCTTTGGTGAATTGATAGGGAATATCCTTTCAACACCGACGCCATTGGATATTTTTCTTACCCTGAAAGTCTTGCTTAATCCGCTGCCTTTAATTCCCATAACTATACCCTTGTACTGCTGTACTCTTTCTTTGTCACCCTCAATAACCTTGACGAAAACAGTTATTGTATCGCCAACACGAAAGTCGGGTAAATCATTTCTTAACTGTGCTGCTTCGACTAATTTAATTTTGTTCATTTAATTAATTGCTCCTGTAATTATTGTTTATTTAATTTTTTAATTTTTCTGTATTTTGCTAAAGCTTTTTTGCTGCGCCATTCATTTATTTTACTATGATTACCTGATAATAAAACCTCAGGTACTTTTAATCCATCATACTTTTCCGGTCTTGTGTATTGCGGATAGTCAAATCCCGATTCAATTTGAAATGTGTCAGTCAAAGCTGATTCCCCGTCTCCGAGTGCTCCCGGCAATAATCTCGAGATTGAATCAATAAAAACGAGAGCTGCCACATCCCCGCATGAAAGAACATAATCACCTATTGATATCTCTGCTGTAACGTATCTTTTAATGACACGTTCATCGATTCCTTTGTAATGTCCGCAAATCAACAATATATTATTCTTTAGAGAATAATAGTTTACAAACTTCTGGTTCAATCTTTTTCCTTGCGGTGAAAAATAGACTATCTCATCATAATCATATTTTTCCATAAGTCTGTCTACACATTTGAAAAAAGGTTCGGGTTTCAATATCATACCTGCTCCTCCTCCATAGGGTAAATCATCTATTTGTTTATACTTTCCTTCGGCATAATCCCTTAGATTATGCAGATGGACAGATACGAGTCCCTTTTTTCTCGCTCTCGAAATCAAACCATTTGTCAAAGAACTTTCAAGAATCTTTGGATTGGCTGATATAATGTCAAACCGCATCATAATCTATCAATCCTTCAATAAGTGCTACATCAATTCTCTTCTTTATTACGTCAATCTTTGTCACAATCTCTTTAAGAAGCGGAATCATCACTTCATTTCCTTTTGAAGTTTTAACGAATAAAATATCCGAACTTCCAAAATTATCTATACGAATCACCTCCCCAAGCATATTTTTTCCTTCATACACAATACATCCTAACATTTCATAATAATAATATAATCCCTTCGGTAGTTTCACTTTTTTCTTCTCATCTATGCAAATCAGCATATTTATGTAACTGCTGATTTCATTTATATCGTCATACCCGTCAAGTTTCAGCTTTATATAATTACTGAATAGCGAAACTTCCTTAATCTTGAATAATTTTTTCTCTGTCTTGGAGTTTATAACCAATTTATTCAGGCTTTCATTAAAAATATAAACTTCCTTCAGTTTCAAAAACCTTTCGGGGAAGTCAGTTAATGGTATCACCTTTAACAGACCTTTTACGCCTACCGGCTTCGTTATTTTGCCTATGAAAATAAGTTGATTTAAATCGTCCACTGTGTTTTATTTTAAAACAAATATCACATCATCCAAGCATATTCATTACTTCAAACACACAAACTAATTCATATAACCGTTGTAACGGTTAAATACTATTATGCTTTAGCTTCCTCTGTTTTCTCTTCTGTTTTTTTTGCTTTCGCTTCTTTCTGTCTCAATTTTCTCGCTTTAGTCCTCTGCTGTTTTGCAGGTTTATCCTCAAAGAAAAGGTTCATCTTTTCTTCAATTTTCTCCGGACTAATCTTTGAATTCATAAGACGGAATTTCATCATTACACCTTCTTTTTTAAGCAGGCTTCTTACTGTATCCGTTGGTTTTGCTCCTTTTTTTAACCAGTGGATTACTCTGTCTTCTTTAAGTGTAATCTGCATTGGTTCGAGATGCGGATTGTAATGACCAACTGATTCAATAAATTTGCCGTCGCGCGGTGAACGTGAATCTGCAGCTACGATTTTGTAAAGCGGGATGTTCTTCTTTCCCATTCTTTTAAGTCTTAACTTGACCAAGAAAAATGTCTCCTTTCGAGTACGTTTATATATTAATTATTTTAAAAATTTAATTTATGTTAAGCTTGTTCATCATATCAGGTGGTAATTTCATTCCTTTAAGCAAATTCTTCATCTTTCCGCCTGAAAAATTCCTCATCATTTTCTTCATGTCCTCAAATTGCTTTATCAGTCGGTTAACTTCCTGTATTGATGATCCGCTTCCGTTTGCGATTCTTCTTCTTCTCATACCGTTTAGTATTTGAGGATTCTCTCTTTCTTTTAAAGTCATTGAAAGAATTATCGCTTCAATTCTGTGAAAAACCTTTTCATCAATCTCTTTATCCTTTAAGGCTTTGCTTGCTCCCGGTATCATTGAAATTAGACCGCCTATTGAACCCATCTTCTTTACCTGTTTTATCTGGGATAAGAAGTCATTAAAATCAAACTTGTTTCTTCTGAGTTTTTCTTCAAGTTTTGCAGATTCAGATATATCAATCTCCTGATGTGCTTTCTCAACAAAAGACACTATATCGCCCATACCAAGAATTCGTGAAGCCATTCTGTCAGGATGAAACTGCTCGAGTGCATCAAGTTTCTCTCCGACACTGACAAACTTTATTGGTTTAGTAACAACGGCTCTTATTGATAGAGCTGCGCCGCCTTTAGTATCGCCGTCAAGCTTTGTAAGTACTATACCGCTGTAATCGAGCTTGTCATGGAATGCTTTTGCAGTGTTAACCGCATCCTGACCGGTCATCGAATCAACCACAAAAAGTATTTCATCCGGTACCATTGCCTTCTTAATATTAGCAACTTCATTCATCATTTGTTCGTCGATGGCAAGTCTTCCTGCGGTGTCGATAATCATTGTGTCTCTTGCATTCTTGCGTGCAAAATCTTCTGCTTGTTTTGTAATCTTTACTACATCTTTCTCACCATCGAGTGAAAAAACAGGAACATCAATTTCTTTGCCCAGAACTTTTAGCTGTTCAATGGCTGCAGGCCTGTAAATATCACAAGCTGCAAGCAGGGGATTACGCCCTTTTGATTTTAAATATTTAGCGAGTTTCGCTGCTAAAGTCGTTTTACCGGAACCTTGTAGTCCGGCAAGCATAATGATTGAGGGAATTTTATTAGAATGTATTATATCGCTTTTTCCGCTTCCCATCAGTTCAATTAACTCATCATTTATAATCTTGACGATTAACTGTCCGGGAGTTATGCTGTTTATTACATTCTGTCCTAACGATTTTTCTTTAACGTTTTTTATAAAGTTTGTAACTACTTTATAATTAACGTCTGCATCAAAAAGAACACGGCGAACTTCACGCAACGATTCGTCAACGTTTTTTTCCGTGATTTTCCCTTGTCCTCTTATTTTCTTAAGAACGGAATCGAATTTATTTGTTAAATCCTCAAACATTAAATATTTTTAAACAAACACTAAATTTAACGAAATTTTTATCATTTTTCAATGAAATTAAGCGTCTAAGTCTGCTGAAAATCAAGAATCCGGGTTTTAAATCCGTCACCCATAACATCATGAACATCAACGAGTACCATAAACGCTTTTGGGTCTTCATCTTTAACTAATCTCCTTAAACTGCTAATTTGTCTCCGATTAACTACAACAAATAAAACGTTTTGCCTTTTCCCGCTATATCCCCCTTCACTTAGAAAAATTGTAATACCTCTGTCAAGCTCGGTTATTATTCTTTCTTTAATCTCATTTTCCTGATTTGTAATTATGTATGCACCCTTTGTATAAGGTATTCCTTCGGCGGTAATATCCACTATTTGTGTTGTAATGTACAGATTCAGGTAACCCCAGATTATCAGATTAAGGTCTGTAAAAGCAATACCTATTGAAAATATTATCAGTGTCTCTATAATCCAGTAACCTGTTCCTATTGATAATCCGAAATATTTCTTCAATATTGCAACAGGAATATCCGTTCCTCCCGTAGAACCTCTGAACTTGAATATTATCCCAAGACTAAAACCGAGTAAAACCGAACCTGCAAGCGATGCGAGCAGTATGCTGTCAGTAAAAGCCCAGTACTGGGTGTTTATGTAATCCCTCATGATAGGGAAATTCTTATACAGCAATTCAGGATTCAGCAAGTCTGCAAAGACAGAACCTAAAAACATTCCTAAAAAAGATTTTAATCCAAATTGCCTGCCAAGGAAAATCCATCCTAATATAAACAGGGGAATGTTCAGTATAAGCATTGATGTACCCGCCGGTATTCCAAGAAAGTTGTAAATAATCTGTGCAATACCACCGACTCCACCGGGTGATACTTTAAAAGGTATCAGAAACCAGGAGTACGATATACCAAAAATAATCGCTCCAAAGACAATGCCAACGTAGTCTCTGATATTTAGTATTAATTTTCTTTTAGGACTTTTCATAAAATTATATTAAAAATTATTCGATTGTTAAATTGGTTGTAAGAAGTCATGCAATTTACGTATTCTATTACACTCATTAAAGGTAAATTAAAAAAGGCAGATATTTCATTATCTGCCTTTACATAATAAATGAAATTCTTATTTATTTAATCAGTGAACCTATCCTGTTCCATCTTATGGAACCTAATAAATCGAAGAAATTTGCGAAGGAAATATTTGCATCCCACGACCAGTAAATAATAAATGCTTCTCCAACAACATTTTCCATAGGCATAAATCCCCAGAATCTGCTGTCAAGTGAGTTATTTCTGTTATCTCCCATCATCCATAAATAATCCCTCTTCACTTCATACATCCCATCGTTAAACTTCATGTCGTCAGCAGTAAGAGAACCATCCGGATTAAGTATAACGTTACTGTATCCTTCTTTCATAATAAACATCTTGTACCATTCAAAATTAGTATTGTCAATTTTAATCTTATCACCTACTTTTGGAATTCTTATCGGACCGTAGTTATCCTCATTCCACCCCGAGTTTTTAGGAAATATCCTGTTATTAGCAAGATTTGGCGGCTGCAGCGGAGCAATAAATTTCGATTGCGGAGGATTCGGAAATATTTGTCCGTTCCTGTAAAGTACTTTATTTACAACTTTTATTTCATCTCCCGGGACCCCTACACATCTTTTAATATAATTCAGTACTTCATGCGATTTCAATTCATCTCTCTCACCCGGAAAATCGAATACAACAACATCACCGGGTTTTGGATCTTTAAACCCCGGGAGCTTAACGTAGGGGATACGAATATCCGTGAAAGGTATATTCCGCGGTGTAGTCGCTCCGTACGTAAATTTCGTCACGAGTAAAAAATCACCGACAAGCAGTGTATTTTCCATCGAACCAGTGGGTATTCTGTATGCTTCAAACAAGAATACTTTTATCAGAAATGCCACAACTGCCGCCCAAACAAGAGCGTCAAAATATTCTTTAGGTTTTGATTTCTTCTTCTTTTTATCTAATATTTCTTTTGGTACTTTTGAAGGAACGTTTTCTTTTAATGCCATTCTTATTAGTTTATATTCTATTTTTCAATTGAAAGTACTGCTAAAAAAGCTTCCTGAGGTATTTCAACAGACCCTACTTGTTTCATACGTCTTTTTCCCTCTTTTTGTTTCTCGAGAAGTTTACGTTTTCTGGAAATATCTCCGCCGTAACATTTTGCAATTACATTTTTCCTGAGAGCACTTATTGATTCTCTTGCTATTACTTTCGATCCGATAGCAGCCTGGATAGCTACTTCAAACATGTGCCTTGGTATCAGCTTTCTGAGTTTTTCGCAAAGTTTTCTGCCCCAGTAATATGCATTTTCTCTGTGAATTATTGTAGATAAAGCGTCAACTGATTCCCCGTTCAGAAGAATATCCAGTTTAACGAGGTCTCCGCTTCTGTAATCTATTAATTCGTAATCGAACGATGCATAACCTTTTGTCAATGATTTCAGCCTGTCATAAAAATCAAAAATTATTTCCGCAAGAGGAAATTCAAAATAAAGGTCAACGCGTTTTGCATCGATGTAATGCTGATTTTTAAAAACTCCTCTTCTGTCATTAGCAAGCTTCATTATATTGCCTATGAATTCAACAGGCACTATAATTTGCGATGAAATATAAGGTTCTTTCACGTGGTCTATAACCGTTGCATCGGGCATCAACGAAGGATTATCAACAAGTATCATATCACCGTTTGATTTAAACACCTGATATTCTACGTTTGGAACTGTTGTTATTATGTTTAAATCGTATTCTCTTTCAAGCCTTTCCTGTACTATTTCAAGATGCAGTAAACCAAGAAATCCGCATCTGAAACCAAAGCCGAGTGCTACTGATGTTTCCGGTTCGTAAGAAAGTGCTGCGTCATTTAATTTAAGCTTTGAAAGTGCGTCCCGGAGATTTTCGAAATCATTCGAGGCAACAGGATAAATTCCGCTGAACACCATCGGCTTAACTTCTTTGAAACCCGGAATCGGCTCTTTTGCTCTGTTATTGACATCAATTATCGTATCACCGACTCTTGAATCATTAACGTCCTTTATATTCGCTATCAAATATCCTACATCGCCTGCTTTCAAAATGCCCGTTCTTTTTCTCTCCATCTTGAGAATTCCAACTTCCTCAGCTTCAAATTGTTTTCCTGATGCAAAAAATTCAATCTTATCACCTTCTTTAAGGTCGCCCTCAAAAACTCTTAAATATACAATTACCCCTCTGTAAGTATCGAATATTGAGTCGAAAATTAACGCTCTTAAAGGTTCATCATGTATAATCTTTGCAGGAGGTATTTTTGCAACAATCTGTTCGAGTACTTCTTCCGTTCCTGTACCGACTTTTGCACTAACTGAAAGTATATCCTCCCGTTTTCCTCCTATGAGCTCAATAATCTGATCTTTCGTCTCTTCAATCATTGCGCTCTGCAGGTCAATTTTGTTTATAACGGGTATAATCTCGAGTCCGTTATCAATTGCAAGATACAAGTTGCTTATTGTTTGAGCCTCAATACCCTGTGTACAGTCAACTATCAGCAAAGCCCCCTCACACGCTGCGAGTGAACGGGATACTTCGTAAGAAAAATCAACGTGTCCGGGCGTGTCGATAAGGTTTAAAACATACTCTTCACCGTCTTTTGCTTTATAGTTCATCTGAATGGCATGAAGCTTTATCGTAATACCTCTTTCCTGTTCAAGGTCCATGTCGTCAAGCACCTGTCTTGACATGTTTCTGCTCGCAACCGTGCCTGTTAGTTCAAGCAATCTGTCGGCTAAAGTTGATTTGCCGTGGTCAATATGCGCAATTATGCAAAAATTTCTTATATTTGATTTCAGCACTTTTTTATTCGTATCGGGATGAATTATTAAAAAAGTGGGCTAAAAAACATATACCCACTTCTAATCAGTAAGCTATAAAACTCTTTCCGTCCCTTATTCAGCTTTTGTTTTTCTTGTAATTCTAATATCCTGTATCTCTTTTCTTATTTCTGCAGCCATCTTTCTGAGATTGTTAAGTTCTTTTCTCAGTCTTGTTCCGGCAGCATTTTGATTCTTTTCATAGAATTTCTCGATATCGACTTTCATTCCGTCGAGTGTTTCCTGTAATTTAGTAAATTTCTCCATTACATCTCCTTAGTTTAAGTTTAAAATAATATAGTAAAATTAAGATTTAAAAATAATTCAATTTAATGTTATAGCATTCGGATAAGGAATCGAGAAAATTATGATATAACCCCAGGCAGTGAACGCCAGACCGAGTATTACAATGGCACTTACCAGAGTTATTTTGAGCCATGGCTCCATCTTGTAGTCTCTGAAGATTCCCCAGAGTCCGTTTAAACCGTGGTACATACCGAGCGTAAGGAAAACCAGGTCTATAATCCTGTACCATGAAAACTGCATTCTGTTCAAGACTGCCTGATATGTATGTCCCGAATCGAGGTTATAGTGCATTAGAATGTAATGGCCGATAGCAAAAACAACCAGTGCAATACCCGTGATTCTCTGCAGCATCCAGCTTTTTGAACCCGAGCTTTTTGATGATTGATATTTATACATATTATATTAAAATTAAATTTTATTTCAAAAATAAGTGTGAAAGCATAATGTATCCCATTCCAAGGAAGAGCAAAATGCCGGCTATCCAGGAGACTCTATAAAGTGTTTTGTGGTACTTAGAACCGTCGGCAAGGTCAACGAGAACTATTCTCACTCCGTTCAGTGAATGAAATAATACGAAGATAAAGAGCACCCATTCCAAAACGAGAAAAGGACCGGAAGAAAACGTGCTCATTTTTGTCTCAAACGCTGCTTTGCCATCGGTCAGTGTGCTTAATGAATAAACATGGAGGAAAAGGTATGCTATCAATGCTATACCCGATATTCTATGGTATATCCATGCCCAGTTTCCGCTGTCTTTCTTGTAAGATAGGTTTTCCTTAATCCAATCTTTCTGGTCGAATGTTTTAATGTCTTTGTAATCGTCTGTCATTGTTTGATTGAGTTTAGAATTGAAAGAAATTAAATATTTAAATCAAATATTACAATTAATTAATAACTTAAATTTTACATTTTTTAAATGCTTAATAAACATTAATTTTGTAGAAATAATCTGATTATGTTTAAAACTCCTGATTTTATTAAGAACTTAAAACCCTACATCCCGGGTAAGTCAATAGAAGAGTTACAGCGCGAATTCGGACTAAAGGAAATTCATAAGATTGCATCGAACGAAAATCCTCTCGGTCCTTCTCCAAAAGCAATTGAAGCTAAGAAGAAACTCGTGGAGGAAATTCACAGGTATCCCGATGTCGGCTCTGTCCTGCTGAGAGAAAAACTTTCGGCTAAATTTAATATTCCTGCGAAAAATATAGCGGTAGGCAGCGGTTCCGAAAGCATTATGGCAAATATTCTGCGCTGCTTCTTATGCGACGATGATGAAATTATAACCTCCGAAGCCACATTTATAGGCTTTCAGGTACTCGCTATGGGACGCAGCAATAAAACGCATTACGTTCCGATGTCAAGGGAGACGTATAAGTTCGATTTAAACGGTATTCTCGAAAGAATAAACAAAAACACAAAAATAATATACCTCTGCAATCCAAACAATCCCACGGGCACTATAATTACTAAAGATGAATTCGATGACTTCTATTCAAAAGTACCGAAAGATGTGCTTATACTTTTCGACGAAGCTTATTTCGAGTATGCGATAAATTATCCTGCATATCCTAATTCACTCGATTACAGGTATGACAATGTTATAACACTTCGAACATTCTCAAAGATTTACGGTATTGCGGGTTTACGAATCGGTTACGGATTCGCTCATGAATTTGCAGTTGAAACGTTAATGAAAACAAAGCTCCCATTCGAACCTAATACTTTGGCACAGGCAGCGGCGATTGGTGCTTTGGATGACGATGATTTTATAAACAAATCTATTACTCTTAATCAGGAAGGTTACAATTATTTTCTTAATGAATTAAGACCTCTGGAAGAAAAGGGCAAGATTAAGATAACTCCTTCCTATGCAAACTTTGTTATGCTCGATTTATTTTCTGCCGGGCGTGTAACAGATACAAATATGAAGCTATTGCAGAAAGGAGTTATTATCCGTCCGCTCACAGCTTTTGGGTTATCGAACTGCATAAGGGTCACAATGGGGCTTATGAAAGAAAACGAAGCATTCATAAAAGAATTCAGCAAAATTGTCTGATGCGTTTTACAAAAGATACAGATATGGAAGAGTTAATCCGCGTCCTGCCCGCAGCATCCAGCTATTTTGCAAAGTATAAGATCAGGGTAATGCAGGCCGGTACTGTAAGGTGGGGGTCAATAGAGCAAATCGCAAAAATGAAAGACTTCACCGACGAAGATATCGCAAAGTTTGTAAAGGAACTGAATGAGAAGTACGAAATAATGAAAACCCGATGACAGGAACCATACTTTTCGCACTAATGATAATGTTACTCCGCATTATCGATGTATCGCTCGGAACTATCCGAATGATTATCACCGTACAGGGAAAAAAGTACATAGCAGGTGCAATCGGCTTTGTAGAAGTAACAATCTGGGTCGTCGCAATCAGCAGCGTAATGTCACAGCTCGATAACTGGATTAACGTAGTTGCTTACTCATCAGGATTCGCAACCGGCACTATCCTCGGCATCACTCTCGAACAAAAACTCGGTTCAGGTTTTGTATGGCTAAATATAATATCCATGAACTTCGCCGATGATATAACAGATGTGCTTCGCCAAAACAAATTCGGAGTAACGCTCATCCCGGGCGAAGGTGCCAGCGGGGGAGTCACGGTTCTTCTTGTTTTAATACCACGCAAAAGACAAAAAGAAGTAATGCAATTAATAATAGAAATTGACCCCAAAGCATTCATCACGATGCATTCGTCCATACCTCACAGAGGCGGATACCTACACCTGAGGAAATAATTTCTCCGTTTCCGATGAATAAATTCTATGCATTACCGAAAATAGTTCTCTGGATAGTATCTATAACGCTTGCTTTTATCGGCGGTATGCCGCTCGGTATTACCATGATGTTCAGTTTTAAATTTAGTTTTCTTTACCTCCTTCTTTTTCCCGTTACTTTACCTTTAGCCGTCTGCACAATAACGCCGCTAATGAGAGTTTCGGGATATTACATTTACTACTCGCCTATGCTTCTTGGAATTAAATCTAAAAAGAAACTTGACCTGCACAACGGAACCTCTTTCGATTACATCTTATACATGAAATTAAAAGACAAAGGCATAAAAGCCCGGAACAAGTTACTATCATACTTTTTGGAAGGACTTTTAAAAATAATTCAGGAAATAGAAAACGGAAAAATAAAATCCACATTATTTATTGAAGGCACGTCATACTTCTTCAGCGATAGCACGGCAAAAAGACTCGGATTCACGCTGCAAAAGCCGCTATTACATTACCATTTTAATTTCATTCTCAATTTCATTGACCTGACTTTGATGTACTCCTACTCAAAAGGCAGATTCACAATCCCGCGGATATTCGAAATAAAACGCGCGGTTATTTCTCCATCAGAACTTTGTGCGCAAAAAGATAACCTCCGGCGTTTATTGAATATCTTAAACAACAGAATAAGTTAATTCAAGAATTATATCAAATCGTTAACGATATTCTGACTATTATTTCAATTATCCGTACCTCACAGTGATGCTGTCTCCAAACTACAAAATCTAAGATAAAGTCTTTGTTATTTGCAGTGAAATTTTTCTCATATAATTTCCGAAGCCTTTATCACCGCTGACAATACCGAAATAAAAATTTATTACGGAGTATTCTTTCATTATTGATGAAATGCGTTCTCCAATTTTTATCACAGCAGTATCGCCTTTCTTAGTTTTTACAATATTTCCTTTTAAGCCTATAAACCTGTAAGGTTCATTGCTGTTATAATCATGATAATTCAGAAAGAGTACACCGGCGATAATCGCGTTTTCTCTGAGAGAGCATGCATAAATATCATGTGTTTCATCTTCGCTCAAAGCAAACCTAAGCTCCTGACCTTTAAACTTTACCGCTTTATCCGTCTGAATTGAATCGTATAAACCGGGGATTACAGCAGGAGTATCCAATACATCTTTTCCATTAACCTTTTCGTAATTCGCTTTTTGAATTGCGTTGAAAGTACTTCCAATAGCACTTTT
The window above is part of the Ignavibacteria bacterium genome. Proteins encoded here:
- a CDS encoding deoxynucleoside kinase; translation: MSNNKIFISVAGNIGSGKSSLTELLAEKFKWLPYYESVADNPYLSDFYADMSRWSFNLQIYFLAHRFNTHKELTERPGSVIQDRSIYEDVEIFAKNLHKLGKMSDRDFETYSSLFFDMTNFLKPPDVLVYLQASIPTLLNQIKIRGREFEKSIDVNYLEELNDSYEEWIKNYKLGKVIIVNKDNLDFVHSHNDFHYIIDKIEKELLLDLKLFT
- the trmD gene encoding tRNA (guanosine(37)-N1)-methyltransferase TrmD: MMRFDIISANPKILESSLTNGLISRARKKGLVSVHLHNLRDYAEGKYKQIDDLPYGGGAGMILKPEPFFKCVDRLMEKYDYDEIVYFSPQGKRLNQKFVNYYSLKNNILLICGHYKGIDERVIKRYVTAEISIGDYVLSCGDVAALVFIDSISRLLPGALGDGESALTDTFQIESGFDYPQYTRPEKYDGLKVPEVLLSGNHSKINEWRSKKALAKYRKIKKLNKQ
- the rimM gene encoding ribosome maturation factor RimM (Essential for efficient processing of 16S rRNA); the protein is MDDLNQLIFIGKITKPVGVKGLLKVIPLTDFPERFLKLKEVYIFNESLNKLVINSKTEKKLFKIKEVSLFSNYIKLKLDGYDDINEISSYINMLICIDEKKKVKLPKGLYYYYEMLGCIVYEGKNMLGEVIRIDNFGSSDILFVKTSKGNEVMIPLLKEIVTKIDVIKKRIDVALIEGLIDYDAV
- the rpsP gene encoding 30S ribosomal protein S16; this encodes MVKLRLKRMGKKNIPLYKIVAADSRSPRDGKFIESVGHYNPHLEPMQITLKEDRVIHWLKKGAKPTDTVRSLLKKEGVMMKFRLMNSKISPEKIEEKMNLFFEDKPAKQQRTKARKLRQKEAKAKKTEEKTEEAKA
- the ffh gene encoding signal recognition particle protein encodes the protein MFEDLTNKFDSVLKKIRGQGKITEKNVDESLREVRRVLFDADVNYKVVTNFIKNVKEKSLGQNVINSITPGQLIVKIINDELIELMGSGKSDIIHSNKIPSIIMLAGLQGSGKTTLAAKLAKYLKSKGRNPLLAACDIYRPAAIEQLKVLGKEIDVPVFSLDGEKDVVKITKQAEDFARKNARDTMIIDTAGRLAIDEQMMNEVANIKKAMVPDEILFVVDSMTGQDAVNTAKAFHDKLDYSGIVLTKLDGDTKGGAALSIRAVVTKPIKFVSVGEKLDALEQFHPDRMASRILGMGDIVSFVEKAHQEIDISESAKLEEKLRRNKFDFNDFLSQIKQVKKMGSIGGLISMIPGASKALKDKEIDEKVFHRIEAIILSMTLKERENPQILNGMRRRRIANGSGSSIQEVNRLIKQFEDMKKMMRNFSGGKMKNLLKGMKLPPDMMNKLNIN
- a CDS encoding YitT family protein, translated to MKSPKRKLILNIRDYVGIVFGAIIFGISYSWFLIPFKVSPGGVGGIAQIIYNFLGIPAGTSMLILNIPLFILGWIFLGRQFGLKSFLGMFLGSVFADLLNPELLYKNFPIMRDYINTQYWAFTDSILLASLAGSVLLGFSLGIIFKFRGSTGGTDIPVAILKKYFGLSIGTGYWIIETLIIFSIGIAFTDLNLIIWGYLNLYITTQIVDITAEGIPYTKGAYIITNQENEIKERIITELDRGITIFLSEGGYSGKRQNVLFVVVNRRQISSLRRLVKDEDPKAFMVLVDVHDVMGDGFKTRILDFQQT
- the lepB gene encoding signal peptidase I is translated as MALKENVPSKVPKEILDKKKKKSKPKEYFDALVWAAVVAFLIKVFLFEAYRIPTGSMENTLLVGDFLLVTKFTYGATTPRNIPFTDIRIPYVKLPGFKDPKPGDVVVFDFPGERDELKSHEVLNYIKRCVGVPGDEIKVVNKVLYRNGQIFPNPPQSKFIAPLQPPNLANNRIFPKNSGWNEDNYGPIRIPKVGDKIKIDNTNFEWYKMFIMKEGYSNVILNPDGSLTADDMKFNDGMYEVKRDYLWMMGDNRNNSLDSRFWGFMPMENVVGEAFIIYWSWDANISFANFFDLLGSIRWNRIGSLIK
- the lepA gene encoding translation elongation factor 4 → MLKSNIRNFCIIAHIDHGKSTLADRLLELTGTVASRNMSRQVLDDMDLEQERGITIKLHAIQMNYKAKDGEEYVLNLIDTPGHVDFSYEVSRSLAACEGALLIVDCTQGIEAQTISNLYLAIDNGLEIIPVINKIDLQSAMIEETKDQIIELIGGKREDILSVSAKVGTGTEEVLEQIVAKIPPAKIIHDEPLRALIFDSIFDTYRGVIVYLRVFEGDLKEGDKIEFFASGKQFEAEEVGILKMERKRTGILKAGDVGYLIANIKDVNDSRVGDTIIDVNNRAKEPIPGFKEVKPMVFSGIYPVASNDFENLRDALSKLKLNDAALSYEPETSVALGFGFRCGFLGLLHLEIVQERLEREYDLNIITTVPNVEYQVFKSNGDMILVDNPSLMPDATVIDHVKEPYISSQIIVPVEFIGNIMKLANDRRGVFKNQHYIDAKRVDLYFEFPLAEIIFDFYDRLKSLTKGYASFDYELIDYRSGDLVKLDILLNGESVDALSTIIHRENAYYWGRKLCEKLRKLIPRHMFEVAIQAAIGSKVIARESISALRKNVIAKCYGGDISRKRKLLEKQKEGKRRMKQVGSVEIPQEAFLAVLSIEK
- a CDS encoding histone H1 yields the protein MEKFTKLQETLDGMKVDIEKFYEKNQNAAGTRLRKELNNLRKMAAEIRKEIQDIRITRKTKAE
- the sdhD gene encoding succinate dehydrogenase, hydrophobic membrane anchor protein, with amino-acid sequence MYKYQSSKSSGSKSWMLQRITGIALVVFAIGHYILMHYNLDSGHTYQAVLNRMQFSWYRIIDLVFLTLGMYHGLNGLWGIFRDYKMEPWLKITLVSAIVILGLAFTAWGYIIIFSIPYPNAITLN
- the sdhC gene encoding succinate dehydrogenase, cytochrome b556 subunit, producing MTDDYKDIKTFDQKDWIKENLSYKKDSGNWAWIYHRISGIALIAYLFLHVYSLSTLTDGKAAFETKMSTFSSGPFLVLEWVLFIFVLFHSLNGVRIVLVDLADGSKYHKTLYRVSWIAGILLFLGMGYIMLSHLFLK